From the genome of Glycine max cultivar Williams 82 chromosome 2, Glycine_max_v4.0, whole genome shotgun sequence, one region includes:
- the LOC100795459 gene encoding pentatricopeptide repeat-containing protein At2g29760, chloroplastic isoform X1, with translation MGLVTVLQLQLQPSLSFSLDFGGRFSCSSTSNSTLLRVSVKCSALSTPLSLGQIAMNCTEAVKGEKGNEVESTNILEFIDQCTNTMQLKQIHAHMLRTSRFCDPYTASKLLTAYAISSCSCLIYAKNVFNQIPQPNLYCWNTLIRGYASSSDPTQSFLIFLHMLHSCSEFPNKFTFPFLFKAASRLKVLHLGSVLHGMVIKASLSSDLFILNSLINFYGSSGAPDLAHRVFTNMPGKDVVSWNAMINAFALGGLPDKALLLFQEMEMKDVKPNVITMVSVLSACAKKIDLEFGRWICSYIENNGFTEHLILNNAMLDMYVKCGCINDAKDLFNKMSEKDIVSWTTMLDGHAKLGNYDEAHCIFDAMPHKWTAAWNALISAYEQNGKPRVALSLFHEMQLSKDAKPDEVTLICALCASAQLGAIDFGHWIHVYIKKHDINLNCHLATSLLDMYAKCGNLNKAMEVFHAVERKDVYVWSAMIGALAMYGQGKAALDLFSSMLEAYIKPNAVTFTNILCACNHAGLVNEGEQLFEQMEPLYGIVPQIQHYVCVVDIFGRAGLLEKAASFIEKMPIPPTAAVWGALLGACSRHGNVELAELAYQNLLELEPCNHGAFVLLSNIYAKAGDWEKVSNLRKLMRDSDVKKEPWCSSIDVNGIVHEFLVGDNSHPFSQKIYSKLDEISEKFKPIGYKPDMSNLLQLSEEDNLMEQSLNVHSEKLAIAFGLISTASSQPIRIVKNIRICGDCHAFAKLVSQLYDRDILLRDRYRFHHFRGGKCSCLDYW, from the exons ATGGGACTGGTAACTGTTCTTCAGCTTCAACTGCAGCCATCATTATCGTTCTCCCTTGATTTTGGTGGAAGGTTTTCATGCTCCTCAACCTCAAACTCCACACTTCTAAGGGTTTCTGTCAAGTGCTCTGCTCTTTCAACACCGTTATCGTTAG GCCAAATTGCAATGAATTGTACTGAGGCTGTGAAAGGTGAGAAG GGAAATGAAGTGGAGTCAACTAATATACTGGAATTCATTGACCAATGTACAAACACAATGCAGCTAAAGCAAATACATGCTCACATGCTCCGCACATCCCGCTTTTGTGATCCATATACTGCCAGCAAATTGCTGACTGCTTATGCTATCTCATCATGCTCTTGCCTCATATATGCTAAAAATGTGTTTAATCAAATCCCGCAACCAAATCTCTATTGTTGGAACACCCTTATTCGTGGATATGCCTCCAGCTCAGACCCTACTCAgagtttcttgatttttttacatatgcTACATTCCTGTTCAGAATTCCCAAACAAATTCACTTTCCCCTTTCTCTTCAAGGCAGCCTCGCGGCTCAAAGTTCTGCATCTTGGAAGCGTTTTACATGGAATGGTTATTAAGGCATCCTTGTCTTCAGACTTGTTCATACTGAATTCGCTGATAAATTTCTATGGTTCAAGTGGGGCACCGGATTTGGCTCATAGAGTTTTCACCAACATGCCAGGAAAAGATGTCGTTTCTTGGAATGCTATGATAAATGCCTTTGCACTTGGGGGCTTGCCTGATAAGGCATTGCTTTTGTTTCAGGAAATGGAGATGAAAGATGTGAAACCAAATGTTATCACAATGGTTAGTGTTCTTTCAGCTTGTGCAAAGAAGATAGACTTGGAATTTGGAAGGTGGATCTGTTCATATATTGAAAACAATGGGTTTACTGAGCACTTGATTTTGAATAACGCAATGCTTGACATGTATGTTAAATGCGGTTGTATTAATGATGCAAAAGATTTGTTTAATAAGATGTCAGAGAAAGATATTGTTTCTTGGACGACAATGCTTGACGGTCATGCCAAATTAGGAAATTATGATGAGGCTCACTGTATATTTGATGCAATGCCTCATAAATGGACTGCTGCATGGAATGCCCTGATCTCTGCATATGAACAGAATGGAAAGCCTAGGGTGGCTTTGTCACTCTTCCATGAAATGCAGCTCAGTAAGGATGCAAAACCAGATGAAGTTACTCTTATTTGTGCATTGTGTGCTAGTGCCCAGTTGGGGGCAATTGATTTTGGTCACTGGATTCATGTATACATAAAGAAGCATGACATTAATCTAAACTGTCATTTAGCAACCTCTCTCCTTGATATGTATGCTAAATGTGGAAATCTAAATAAGGCGATGGAGGTGTTTCATGCAGTAGAAAGGAAAGATGTGTATGTTTGGAGTGCCATGATTGGTGCTCTGGCGATGTACGGGCAAGGGAAAGCAGCCTTAGATTTGTTCTCAAGCATGTTAGAAGCTTATATCAAGCCAAATGCTGTGACATTTACAAACATATTGTGTGCTTGTAACCATGCAGGACTGGTCAATGAGGGAGAGCAACTTTTTGAACAAATGGAACCATTATACGGTATTGTGCCTCAAATACAACACTACGTTTGCGTGGTTGACATATTTGGACGTGCAGGTCTTCTGGAAAAAGCTGCATCATTCATAGAGAAGATGCCAATACCACCAACTGCTGCTGTGTGGGGAGCTTTGCTCGGGGCCTGTAGTCGCCATGGAAATGTCGAGCTTGCTGAACTTGCTTATCAGAATCTACTTGAATTAGAACCTTGTAACCATGGAGCCTTTGTccttttatcaaatatatatgcTAAAGCAGGGGACTGGGAGAAAGTTTCCAATCTAAGAAAGCTTATGAGAGATTCTGATGTGAAGAAAGAACCTTGGTGTAGCTCAATCGATGTTAATGGTATTGTGCATGAGTTTCTGGTGGGTGATAACTCCCAtcctttttctcaaaaaatctACTCAAAGTTGGATGAAATTTCAGAAAAGTTTAAGCCAATTGGTTACAAACCAGACATGTCTAACCTTTTGCAACTTAGTGAAGAAGATAACTTAATGGAGCAGTCCCTGAATGTTCATAGCGAAAAATTGGCAATAGCTTTTGGACTTATTAGCACTGCATCGTCTCAACCGATTCGAATAGTGAAGAATATTCGCATTTGTGGAGACTGCCATGCCTTTGCTAAACTTGTTTCTCAACTTTATGATAGAGATATATTGTTGAGAGACCGCTATCGTTTCCATCATTTCAGAGGAGGGAAATGCTCATGCCTGGATTATTGGTGA
- the LOC100795459 gene encoding pentatricopeptide repeat-containing protein At2g29760, chloroplastic isoform X2, producing MQLKQIHAHMLRTSRFCDPYTASKLLTAYAISSCSCLIYAKNVFNQIPQPNLYCWNTLIRGYASSSDPTQSFLIFLHMLHSCSEFPNKFTFPFLFKAASRLKVLHLGSVLHGMVIKASLSSDLFILNSLINFYGSSGAPDLAHRVFTNMPGKDVVSWNAMINAFALGGLPDKALLLFQEMEMKDVKPNVITMVSVLSACAKKIDLEFGRWICSYIENNGFTEHLILNNAMLDMYVKCGCINDAKDLFNKMSEKDIVSWTTMLDGHAKLGNYDEAHCIFDAMPHKWTAAWNALISAYEQNGKPRVALSLFHEMQLSKDAKPDEVTLICALCASAQLGAIDFGHWIHVYIKKHDINLNCHLATSLLDMYAKCGNLNKAMEVFHAVERKDVYVWSAMIGALAMYGQGKAALDLFSSMLEAYIKPNAVTFTNILCACNHAGLVNEGEQLFEQMEPLYGIVPQIQHYVCVVDIFGRAGLLEKAASFIEKMPIPPTAAVWGALLGACSRHGNVELAELAYQNLLELEPCNHGAFVLLSNIYAKAGDWEKVSNLRKLMRDSDVKKEPWCSSIDVNGIVHEFLVGDNSHPFSQKIYSKLDEISEKFKPIGYKPDMSNLLQLSEEDNLMEQSLNVHSEKLAIAFGLISTASSQPIRIVKNIRICGDCHAFAKLVSQLYDRDILLRDRYRFHHFRGGKCSCLDYW from the coding sequence ATGCAGCTAAAGCAAATACATGCTCACATGCTCCGCACATCCCGCTTTTGTGATCCATATACTGCCAGCAAATTGCTGACTGCTTATGCTATCTCATCATGCTCTTGCCTCATATATGCTAAAAATGTGTTTAATCAAATCCCGCAACCAAATCTCTATTGTTGGAACACCCTTATTCGTGGATATGCCTCCAGCTCAGACCCTACTCAgagtttcttgatttttttacatatgcTACATTCCTGTTCAGAATTCCCAAACAAATTCACTTTCCCCTTTCTCTTCAAGGCAGCCTCGCGGCTCAAAGTTCTGCATCTTGGAAGCGTTTTACATGGAATGGTTATTAAGGCATCCTTGTCTTCAGACTTGTTCATACTGAATTCGCTGATAAATTTCTATGGTTCAAGTGGGGCACCGGATTTGGCTCATAGAGTTTTCACCAACATGCCAGGAAAAGATGTCGTTTCTTGGAATGCTATGATAAATGCCTTTGCACTTGGGGGCTTGCCTGATAAGGCATTGCTTTTGTTTCAGGAAATGGAGATGAAAGATGTGAAACCAAATGTTATCACAATGGTTAGTGTTCTTTCAGCTTGTGCAAAGAAGATAGACTTGGAATTTGGAAGGTGGATCTGTTCATATATTGAAAACAATGGGTTTACTGAGCACTTGATTTTGAATAACGCAATGCTTGACATGTATGTTAAATGCGGTTGTATTAATGATGCAAAAGATTTGTTTAATAAGATGTCAGAGAAAGATATTGTTTCTTGGACGACAATGCTTGACGGTCATGCCAAATTAGGAAATTATGATGAGGCTCACTGTATATTTGATGCAATGCCTCATAAATGGACTGCTGCATGGAATGCCCTGATCTCTGCATATGAACAGAATGGAAAGCCTAGGGTGGCTTTGTCACTCTTCCATGAAATGCAGCTCAGTAAGGATGCAAAACCAGATGAAGTTACTCTTATTTGTGCATTGTGTGCTAGTGCCCAGTTGGGGGCAATTGATTTTGGTCACTGGATTCATGTATACATAAAGAAGCATGACATTAATCTAAACTGTCATTTAGCAACCTCTCTCCTTGATATGTATGCTAAATGTGGAAATCTAAATAAGGCGATGGAGGTGTTTCATGCAGTAGAAAGGAAAGATGTGTATGTTTGGAGTGCCATGATTGGTGCTCTGGCGATGTACGGGCAAGGGAAAGCAGCCTTAGATTTGTTCTCAAGCATGTTAGAAGCTTATATCAAGCCAAATGCTGTGACATTTACAAACATATTGTGTGCTTGTAACCATGCAGGACTGGTCAATGAGGGAGAGCAACTTTTTGAACAAATGGAACCATTATACGGTATTGTGCCTCAAATACAACACTACGTTTGCGTGGTTGACATATTTGGACGTGCAGGTCTTCTGGAAAAAGCTGCATCATTCATAGAGAAGATGCCAATACCACCAACTGCTGCTGTGTGGGGAGCTTTGCTCGGGGCCTGTAGTCGCCATGGAAATGTCGAGCTTGCTGAACTTGCTTATCAGAATCTACTTGAATTAGAACCTTGTAACCATGGAGCCTTTGTccttttatcaaatatatatgcTAAAGCAGGGGACTGGGAGAAAGTTTCCAATCTAAGAAAGCTTATGAGAGATTCTGATGTGAAGAAAGAACCTTGGTGTAGCTCAATCGATGTTAATGGTATTGTGCATGAGTTTCTGGTGGGTGATAACTCCCAtcctttttctcaaaaaatctACTCAAAGTTGGATGAAATTTCAGAAAAGTTTAAGCCAATTGGTTACAAACCAGACATGTCTAACCTTTTGCAACTTAGTGAAGAAGATAACTTAATGGAGCAGTCCCTGAATGTTCATAGCGAAAAATTGGCAATAGCTTTTGGACTTATTAGCACTGCATCGTCTCAACCGATTCGAATAGTGAAGAATATTCGCATTTGTGGAGACTGCCATGCCTTTGCTAAACTTGTTTCTCAACTTTATGATAGAGATATATTGTTGAGAGACCGCTATCGTTTCCATCATTTCAGAGGAGGGAAATGCTCATGCCTGGATTATTGGTGA